From the Juglans microcarpa x Juglans regia isolate MS1-56 chromosome 3D, Jm3101_v1.0, whole genome shotgun sequence genome, the window GCCTGCTgcaaatcaaacgtaaatatgTAGCcacaaataatagaaattagcaataaatataaacttattaatataccATCTCAGAAGGGCCAAATAAATTCCTGCATACTTCCACGACAAGTGTATCTCCTCTATCCACGACTTGGGTATCTCCTCCATCCtgctaataattatttaacaaacaaaaatacattaaatgtaaaatacgtcaataaaatataaatataaagcgGATATTAAAATATCTGCACCTCTTTACGCTTCCACTTTGCTGGTGGTTTCTTCGTCTTTGCTTTAGCTTTCCGCATGTCTATCTCCATCCTGGATGCTCTCCTGAGAGATGGAGGTCTGCCTTTGCCTCGCACAACACGTGGACTGCGTACTTCCCCAGAACCACCGACCGTAGTGTCCTTTGTCGTACTATTAACATTGGAACCAATTTGAGTCATCGATGGAGGTTCTTGTTTGGCACGATACAAATCAATCATTGCATATAACTTAGTTCTCACATCCTCAGTGTGCTCTCTCGAACCGGCTGCATGAGTAATCATctgataacatatatttaaaagacttgaatatctattagAATCTGCCCGTTGTTCCCCTCCATGGTAACTGCTGTGGATTAATGTGTATCGCTTTTTAATAtccttcctccatcgatctaaaatgtaCATTTCTGGCAAAAATTTAATATCGTTACACCTGAATACGGCCAAAATATGCCGACACAATATCCTCCTCATCTCAAATAATCCACAAGAGCACTTTGCAACTGCATCTTCCTCACTAAAGTCCACAAAATGGGTAACCAGCTTAGTGAACTCTTCCAAACAAACTTCATCTTCTACCATATATGTTTTTACTACACCATCACTTTTATGTAACTTCGGATTCAAGTCAATGATGCCGTTGACTTGCTGCTGAACTTCCTTAAATTTAGCATTCGTGTACAACTCTTGAAACTTCTTTTCAATCGGAGATCTAGATATGCAGGGgaatgtgacattaaatgactGGAAGTCCACaagattttcattctcaatcttttttttcaacGCGTTATCAAATTGGTCTACAAACTCCTTCAAGTTTGTCCTAGAATGAACATAACCATCAAAAAATGTATTCATGCTCTCGCTTCGCtgcgttgtactcattccagcccaaaaacACTCCTTCAGAAATGCCGGTACCCAATGTTCATGCTCAATATATAGGCTTTGCAACCACACCTTCTCATGTAAATTGTAAGTGTTAATCAACTGATCCCAACATTTCTTAAACTCATCAACAAGTTGGGTGTTATATACACAtttcatcaataaatttttcatccTAGTTTTGTACAAACCATATGAGCCAAGCTTCTCGGGGACTTTCTTTAGTATATGTCAAAGGCAAAATCTATGCTGGGTTTTTGGGAAAACAATTGCCATTGTATTTTTCATCGCTCTATCCTGATCAGTGATAATAGCCTTCAGAGCGATATCATCCATGCATTGCAACCATGTCTCGAATAACCACACAAAGGTCTCGGTATCTTCACTGGAAATCAGGCCTGCTCCCAACAAAATTGATTCTCCATGGTGGTTTAGtccaacaaatggtgcaaagggCATCCCATATCGATTCGTTAAGTATGTGGTGTCGAATGTGACTACATCACCGAAATCTTGGTACGCTACTCTACTACGGG encodes:
- the LOC121255064 gene encoding protein FAR-RED ELONGATED HYPOCOTYL 3-like, which codes for MNTFFDGYVHSRTNLKEFVDQFDNALKKKIENENLVDFQSFNVTFPCISRSPIEKKFQELYTNAKFKEVQQQVNGIIDLNPKLHKSDGVVKTYMVEDEVCLEEFTKLVTHFVDFSEEDAVAKCSCGLFEMRRILCRHILAVFRCNDIKFLPEMYILDRWRKDIKKRYTLIHSSYHGGEQRADSNRYSSLLNICYQMITHAAGSREHTEDVRTKLYAMIDLYRAKQEPPSMTQIGSNVNSTTKDTTVGGSGEVRSPRVVRGKGRPPSLRRASRMEIDMRKAKAKTKKPPAKWKRKEDGGDTQVVDRGDTLVVEQAVPERESVAIDIIGTQPREIVMQSQESGLLFTEWYT